The Palaemon carinicauda isolate YSFRI2023 chromosome 7, ASM3689809v2, whole genome shotgun sequence DNA window ataataataataataataataataataataataataataataataatattgcacacTCTAATATTCTATGGCCTTAATCAGCTCTCTTGTATATGACGTATAATTATGCATCTGTTCTCCACGATTGTTCAGTTGACTCCGTAACGTGAACTGATATACAATATCTCTATGATTCTCAGATATCATTAACATCATATTCGATATCCATGTTCAGAATAACTCTATTAGGAGCAGGGGCTCCGCCCAGTAACTCATTATGAGAAGCAGATGCTGATTTCAATAATATATTACGTTATGTATTAGATATACATTTCCATTCCCTGGTCATTATAAGCTTCTTTGGAAGAATTAATATGCGGATTATTACCAATTCTATATGCGTGTGAAAACCTGACCTGGTAATGTAAGTTGCTAAATTTGTtcaatttaaaaatgatatttttttctgtatgattttttgaaattacatttttaataataagaatagtttTCAAGTcaacaaaatttaaattttattttgaataaatttctcaaaaaaattttGCTACGTATTAAAAAGTTataacttgaaatattatattttttctatgtgttttttttttaaaccaattttttATACATGGGatagaatacaaataaaaaaaaattaaatcaaaatctcCATTTTATTAAAATGAATTTCTCTGAAAAAATTTTCTACATATATATtaaagcaaaggagagagagagagaggagagagagagagagagagagagagagagagagagagagagagagagagagagagagagagagagagagagagaataatttgaagttctctggtatcatgataaaaaagagagagagagagagagagagagagagagagagagagagagagagtgtgttaaccactattattattactatttacattattgttattattattattttcgttatcgttatcgtcatcgttttatttattattattattatatcattatcattatcattatcattatcattatcattatcattatcattatcattatcattatcattattattattattattattattattattatcattattattattattattattattatcaaagctgtgGTAACTCCAATAAAAAATTAGAATGACATGAAAAACAAAGCCTTTTTTGAATAAAGTCTAACAGATTATGTAAGAGCAAAGCAACAAATATGATCAGAGGTCAGGGTGTTGAATATATGATTAACGAGAAAACATTTGCAATTAATTCAAACTTCAGGGTTTTTCACTCACTCAACTGCATGCGTAGGGAGATCTGTTTACGTAATTTGGCTACCAACGTGCGGTATCCAACCCCACGAGCCTAAacttgaaaattaatttcatatccGATAATTCGCGGTGGATAGTATCGTAGGATAATATGGCGTTCAAAACAGATTGTTAGAGTTATGAAAATGTTACAATATCTTTtcaaaaaacttatttttattctaCATTACTTCAGTGTTGTGAAAATTTCACAATACTTATTAAACAACCTATTTTGTTTTACATTACTTCAGTGTTGTGAAAATGTTACAATACTTTTTAGAACAACCTATTTTGGTCTACATTACTTCAGAGTTGTGAAAATGTTACAATACTTATTTGACAACTTATTTTGATCACTATTATTAGATTTAATTGAATTCAAGTTCAAAggcacactcgggtacactattctacactttaaaaaaaaaaagtaattttaatctgaaattactCCATAAAAatactgttctgagccgtatttcagtaaaataacagGAGACCGCAATTTTTACTCAACTTTATTATAATATCTTACCGATTGGTGgacagtaatatcactcttttacgtcaagatatccgtttttaaaacggtaaattcctggcaatatttattccaggattttttacccctttttttacgacaaatttttaacactGTATATCATTTTCCTTCCTCTTGATTTTcgaaagatttttatagtttatacagtacatGGGAGATATAATTTttatgttgctactattcttaagatattctagTCCGATTGTTTAATAATTCTCTTGTAattcatctatttccttgtttcctttcctcactgggctatttttttaccGCTGGATCCCtaaagcttatagcattttgcttttccaactagggttatagcttagcttctaaGGATAATGATTATGTCGGGAATTACCTGTTGAAGATCAAACTTAGGAAGACTTTTCAAACTATAACAGAATAAGTGAATTATACAGCTAGcggtaattttagacttctgaaagCGACGTAAACATTATAGAAAtggtctgagtaaagatctgacagtaatttcatACTTCtagaagctttgtaaacgttatagtttGTATAATAGTCATACATTTTCATCTCTTTCTAAACATAGAAGTGGAAATCTAAGGAACACTTTATATACCCAAATATAGAAATAGATTACATTTATGTCCTGtggaaagaaaatattataaacaaGTGTAGAATGTAACAGTTGTTTCTTCTCGCCTTCTCTCTGTTAATAAAACAACGATAAGTGAGACCATTGTAACGTTTGTAATTAATGGAGAAACTTCCTTGTAGCCTACGCAAGTTGATCTGAATGCTAAATTATCAGTGTCTATCTCTTGATTTCTGGTTCAggtttggattatatatatatatatatatatatatatatatatatatatatatatatatatatatatattatatatatatatatatgtgtatatatatatatatatatgtatatatatatatatatatatatatatatatatatatatacatatatatatatatatacatatatatgtgtgtgtgtttgtgtttaagtgTGTGTTTGCCTATCATCCACGAATAAAAGGTCCTTACACTTTTATTAGAACTCACATGACGTAATTATTTCCACAAAATTAATCAATTCTAAGGTATAATTCTTATTCCCACATTCATTCGTATAAAGTTAATGAGATAGCGGCAGAGTGATATTATTATATGGGTAAAATAAGGAAGATCTACATCGTTTGAATTGACCGACGGTAGGTAGAGGGAGAGGTAAAGGAAAGGTAGAGGGAGAAGTAGACGGGAGGTAGATGTAGAGGTAGAGGGAGAAGTAGACGGGAGGTAGatgtagaggtagagagagaagtAGACGGGAGGTAGATGTAGAGGTAGAGGGGAGGTAGCTGTAGAGGTAGAGGGGAGGTAGCTGTAGAGGTAGACGGGAGGTAGAGGGAGAAGTAGACGGGAGGTTGATGTAGAGGTAGAGGGGAGTAGCTGTAGAGGTAGACGGGAGGTAGATGGAGAGGTAAAGGGGAGGTAGAGGGAGAGGCAAAGGAAAGGTAGAGGGAGAAGTAGACGGGAGGTAGATGTAGAGGTAGAGGGGAGGTAACTGTAGAGGTAGACGGGAGGTAGAGGGAGAGGTTGAGGGGAGGTAGATGGTGCCGCAGAGGGGAGGTAGATGGTGATGTAGAGGGGAGGTAGATGGAGAGGTAGAGTTGAGGTATATAGAGAGTTAGAGTTGAGGTATATGGGAAGTTAGAGAGGAGGTAGATAGAGAGGTAAAGGGGAGGGTAGATGTAGAGGTAGACGGGAGGTAGATGGAGAGGTAGAGGGGGAGGTAGATGGTGACATAGAGGGGGCGGTAGATGGAGAGGTAAAAGGGGGGTATATGGAGAGGTAGAGGTGAGGTATAAGGAGAGTTAAAGAGGAGGTAGATAGAGAGGTAGAGGAGGAGGTAGATGGAGAGGAAGAGGGGAGGTATAGGGGAGGTAAATGTAGAGGTAGGTGGGAGGTAGAGGAGAAGTAGATGGAGATGTAGTGGGAAGGTAGATGGTGACGTAGAGGGGAGATAGATAGAGAGGGTGGAGGAGGAGGTAGATGGAGAGGAAGAGGAGAGGTATGGGGGAGGTAAATGTAGAGGTAGGTGGGAGGTAGAGGAGAAGTAGATGGAGATGTAGTGGGGAGGTAGATGGTGACGTAGAGGGGAGGTAGAtagagaggtggaggaggaggtagATGGAGAGGAAGGGGAGAGGTAGAGGGGAGGTAAATGTAGAGGTAGGTGGGACGTAGATAGAAAGGTAGTGGTGAGGTAGATGGAGAGGTAGAAGGCGAagctattataattaaaaaaaaaatggctgaataCCATTCGTATTCATTTGTCTTTATGTTCATGTTATTCCTTAGGGAATCTATAATATGAAGACATTTCTATTCATCCTATCTAACTGTcttttattcatttgaaaataacaCTATCTAT harbors:
- the LOC137644218 gene encoding uncharacterized protein produces the protein MVNHRPPGASPSTSPSTSPLPFYLRPTYLYIYLPSTSPLPLHLPPPPPLYLPPLYVTIYLPTTSPSTSPLPPTYLYIYLPHTSPLPLHLPPPPPSLSISPLRHHLPSHYISIYFSSTSHLPLHLPPLYLPSSSPSTSSSTSLSTSSLTLLIPHLYLSIYPPFTSPSTAPSMSPSTSPSTSPSTSLTSPLPLHLPPVYFSLYLSFASPSTSPLPLHLPPVYLYSYSPLPLHQPPVYFSLYLPSTSTATSPLPLQLPPLYLYIYLPSTSLSTSTSTSRLLLPLPLHLPPVYFSLYLSFTSPSTYPSASHNELLGGAPAPNRVILNMDIEYDVNDI